From the Candidatus Bathyarchaeota archaeon genome, one window contains:
- a CDS encoding secondary thiamine-phosphate synthase enzyme YjbQ, translated as MSVFKVVNWRLQFSTKYDLEIIDLNGQVQDAVDKTGIKNGIVHVFAPHATGILVLTENDPALLQDIKDFLERLIPKHGTYHHPANAYSHLRSMLLPPDKTLPVQNGKIQFGTWQSLMFIETDVHPRNRTLIIQIIGETT; from the coding sequence ATGTCTGTGTTCAAGGTGGTTAATTGGCGGTTACAGTTTTCGACCAAGTATGACTTGGAGATTATAGACCTTAACGGTCAAGTTCAAGATGCAGTGGATAAAACAGGCATCAAAAACGGCATCGTCCACGTGTTTGCGCCCCATGCCACCGGAATTTTGGTCCTAACCGAAAACGACCCCGCCCTCCTGCAAGATATCAAAGATTTCCTCGAAAGACTCATACCCAAACACGGCACCTACCACCACCCCGCAAACGCCTATTCCCACCTACGCTCCATGCTCCTGCCCCCAGACAAAACCCTCCCCGTGCAAAATGGCAAAATCCAGTTTGGCACCTGGCAATCCCTAATGTTCATAGAAACTGACGTCCACCCCCGAAACCGAACCCTCATCATCCAAATCATCGGAGAAACCACCTAA
- a CDS encoding Lrp/AsnC ligand binding domain-containing protein produces MASVLAYVMFKVSSGTEREVAQKLADFDEVIHADVVFGEYDVLAKVLTSDLAALEDFISTQVRSVPNVLVTSTIIVSREYKNPNHPQNQH; encoded by the coding sequence GTGGCATCTGTGTTGGCGTATGTTATGTTTAAGGTGAGTTCTGGCACGGAGCGTGAAGTGGCGCAGAAGCTTGCAGATTTTGATGAAGTTATACATGCCGACGTGGTGTTTGGCGAATATGATGTGCTGGCAAAGGTTTTAACGTCGGATCTTGCGGCTTTGGAGGATTTTATATCAACGCAGGTAAGAAGCGTGCCGAACGTGCTTGTAACATCTACGATTATCGTATCGCGTGAATACAAAAACCCAAATCACCCCCAAAACCAGCATTAA
- a CDS encoding NAD(P)H-hydrate dehydratase yields MPLETITSQQMRALETNAEYYGITLLQLMENAGQNLAKEISTRFGKNQKVTMFCGLGGNGGDGFVAARHLLSMGFTNIQVFIAGKGKNISHSATLQNYQALQTLNSLIQITEITDSTTIPPIQADVVVDALLGTGTKGKLKAPIAQIVACINAAQACKIAVDVPTGVDSDTGEVLGEAVKADFTVTFHRAKQGLQAAQKYAGEVVVCNIGLPEVLSEFAGPGEVLLAVKKRGKTAHKGDSGRLLVIGGSETFSGAPALASLAALRTGVDIVYTAVPQTTGHDVAALSPDLITLKLEGENLRVENVVALKSYIAEANAVVLGPGAGQTDETKEFMKACIAEVEAAGKPLLLDADGLKAFAEFKRALKVPLVLTPHAGEFAILTGKQLPPNVKERIAEVKRAAAELGAVVLLKGKTDVISDGVRVKMNFSGNPAMTVGGTGDVLSGVVGALLAQGVAAFLAASAGAFVNGAAGDFAASEMGCHLCASDLLDYLAQALDDPMSHLKVQQNSAKSP; encoded by the coding sequence ATGCCTTTAGAAACCATTACCAGCCAGCAAATGCGCGCCCTAGAAACTAACGCCGAATACTACGGCATCACCCTGCTTCAGCTCATGGAAAACGCAGGGCAAAACCTCGCCAAAGAAATCAGCACCCGATTTGGCAAAAACCAGAAAGTCACAATGTTTTGCGGTTTAGGCGGCAACGGCGGGGACGGATTTGTGGCAGCACGACACCTGCTCTCTATGGGCTTCACAAACATCCAAGTATTCATAGCAGGGAAAGGCAAAAACATCAGCCACAGCGCAACCCTGCAAAACTACCAAGCCCTCCAAACGTTAAACAGCCTTATCCAAATCACCGAAATCACCGACAGCACCACCATACCCCCAATCCAAGCCGACGTTGTAGTTGACGCATTGCTTGGAACTGGAACCAAAGGCAAACTAAAAGCCCCCATCGCCCAAATCGTCGCCTGCATAAACGCCGCCCAAGCCTGCAAGATAGCAGTGGATGTTCCCACGGGCGTGGATTCCGATACGGGCGAGGTTCTGGGGGAAGCGGTTAAAGCAGATTTTACGGTGACGTTTCATAGGGCAAAGCAGGGTCTGCAAGCCGCGCAAAAGTACGCAGGTGAAGTGGTAGTCTGCAACATCGGATTGCCCGAGGTGTTGAGCGAATTTGCGGGTCCAGGAGAGGTACTTTTAGCAGTAAAAAAGCGGGGTAAAACAGCGCATAAAGGGGACTCAGGAAGGCTCTTAGTTATCGGCGGTAGTGAAACGTTTTCGGGGGCTCCTGCGTTAGCGTCTTTGGCGGCGCTGCGAACAGGAGTAGATATTGTTTACACGGCAGTTCCCCAAACAACGGGTCACGACGTCGCTGCGCTTTCGCCCGATTTGATAACCCTGAAGCTGGAGGGAGAAAATCTTCGCGTCGAGAACGTAGTAGCCCTGAAAAGCTATATTGCAGAGGCAAATGCAGTGGTTTTGGGTCCAGGGGCAGGTCAAACGGATGAGACGAAAGAGTTTATGAAAGCCTGTATCGCAGAGGTGGAAGCTGCGGGGAAGCCGTTGCTTTTGGACGCGGATGGGTTGAAAGCATTTGCAGAGTTCAAAAGAGCATTGAAGGTGCCGCTGGTGCTTACGCCGCACGCAGGAGAATTTGCCATATTAACAGGAAAGCAGTTGCCTCCAAATGTCAAAGAGCGCATAGCAGAGGTGAAACGTGCTGCAGCTGAACTGGGCGCGGTTGTTTTGCTTAAGGGCAAAACTGATGTGATCTCTGATGGCGTGAGGGTGAAGATGAATTTTTCGGGGAATCCTGCGATGACGGTTGGTGGGACAGGTGATGTTTTGTCGGGCGTGGTGGGTGCGTTGCTTGCTCAGGGTGTAGCTGCGTTTTTGGCGGCGTCTGCGGGCGCGTTTGTTAATGGTGCGGCGGGCGATTTTGCGGCGTCAGAGATGGGGTGTCATTTGTGTGCGTCGGATTTGCTGGATTATCTTGCGCAGGCGTTGGATGACCCGATGAGTCATTTGAAGGTGCAACAAAACAGTGCAAAGAGCCCTTGA
- a CDS encoding DUF367 family protein, with translation MQRALDIKITVYHANQCDPKRCTGLKLKRHGLARLVKRTRFLPKRALVLNPFGEVALSPADRQRVADFGLVALDCSWEHATKVLSGHVRGTSRCLPVLIAGNPTNYARLTKLSTAEALAAALYITGFKEESREVLSIFTWGHTFFELNMDLLEAYAAAKDSSEIVEVMKQKLAESRRRPAGDDAENQE, from the coding sequence GTGCAAAGAGCCCTTGACATTAAAATCACGGTGTATCACGCGAACCAGTGTGACCCTAAACGCTGCACGGGCTTGAAACTAAAACGCCACGGACTAGCCCGCCTAGTCAAACGTACAAGGTTTTTGCCTAAACGCGCCTTGGTTCTAAACCCGTTTGGCGAAGTTGCACTATCACCTGCTGACCGCCAGCGCGTAGCAGATTTTGGTTTAGTCGCCCTAGACTGCAGCTGGGAGCATGCAACAAAAGTCCTCTCAGGGCACGTCCGCGGAACCTCACGCTGCCTCCCCGTTTTAATTGCAGGAAACCCAACCAACTACGCCCGATTAACCAAACTTTCAACCGCAGAAGCGTTAGCAGCGGCGCTATATATTACGGGGTTTAAAGAGGAGTCTCGGGAGGTGCTTTCGATTTTTACGTGGGGGCATACGTTTTTTGAGTTGAATATGGATTTGCTTGAAGCTTACGCGGCAGCCAAGGACAGCAGTGAAATCGTTGAGGTGATGAAGCAAAAACTCGCGGAAAGCAGAAGAAGACCCGCAGGCGACGACGCGGAAAATCAGGAGTAG
- a CDS encoding LysE family translocator has translation MVISDFALFLASVMVISLSGILLPGPLFAVTLDKSSRRRSAGVLISLGHGLVEVPLMLLIFFVLNEFALPWTVQAVVSLIGGLLMMYLGMQTYLRRNQVATTAVESMQDSLLAGVWTTAANPGFILWWLTVGTALIMNAKLFGFTGFCIFAGVHWMCDFVWYTIIAVLIFKSYKFWTPKIHQTITFFCVTILTGFGAWFFTSAIWQIINAI, from the coding sequence GTGGTTATTTCTGATTTTGCTTTGTTTTTGGCGTCGGTTATGGTTATTTCTTTGTCGGGGATTTTGTTGCCAGGTCCTTTGTTTGCGGTGACGTTAGATAAGTCGTCGCGGCGCAGGTCGGCGGGGGTTTTGATTTCGCTGGGGCATGGTTTGGTGGAGGTTCCGTTGATGCTTTTGATTTTCTTTGTGTTAAACGAGTTTGCGTTGCCCTGGACGGTGCAGGCGGTAGTGAGCCTGATTGGGGGTTTGTTGATGATGTATCTGGGTATGCAAACGTACCTTAGGCGTAACCAAGTTGCGACCACGGCAGTTGAGTCTATGCAGGATTCTTTGCTGGCAGGCGTTTGGACAACCGCAGCTAACCCCGGCTTCATTTTGTGGTGGCTGACCGTTGGAACTGCGCTGATTATGAATGCAAAGCTGTTTGGGTTCACGGGTTTTTGCATATTTGCAGGCGTCCACTGGATGTGCGATTTCGTCTGGTACACCATCATAGCGGTTTTGATTTTTAAATCATACAAGTTCTGGACACCCAAAATCCACCAAACCATCACCTTTTTCTGCGTAACCATACTCACAGGCTTTGGCGCATGGTTCTTCACATCTGCCATATGGCAAATCATTAATGCCATCTAA
- a CDS encoding O-acetyl-ADP-ribose deacetylase, with product MLDEYEAGTAKVRLIKGDIISMETDAIVNAANNTLLGGGGVDGAIHSRGGPKILEECKHLRAVQYPKGLPTGQATITGAGNLKAKYVIHTVGPVWHGGNQGEKDLLRQAYENSLCVAVVQGLRSVAFPSISTGAYGYPLDEASQVALEAVKQFLSVSTGIEEVVFVLFSDRALQAYQAAAKAVFGK from the coding sequence ATGCTTGACGAGTATGAAGCAGGAACCGCAAAAGTACGTTTGATTAAAGGCGACATAATCAGCATGGAAACAGACGCGATAGTGAACGCAGCAAACAACACTTTGCTGGGCGGTGGCGGCGTAGACGGCGCAATACATAGCCGTGGGGGACCTAAAATTCTTGAAGAATGCAAGCATCTGCGTGCGGTGCAGTATCCAAAGGGGCTTCCAACTGGGCAAGCAACCATAACAGGCGCGGGGAACCTGAAAGCCAAATACGTTATTCATACGGTTGGTCCTGTTTGGCATGGTGGCAATCAGGGCGAGAAGGATTTGCTGCGTCAGGCGTATGAGAATTCGTTGTGTGTTGCGGTTGTGCAGGGGTTGCGTTCGGTGGCGTTTCCGTCGATTAGTACGGGCGCGTATGGGTATCCTCTGGATGAGGCGAGTCAGGTGGCTTTGGAGGCGGTTAAACAGTTTTTGTCCGTGAGTACGGGGATTGAGGAAGTGGTGTTTGTGTTGTTTTCAGACCGTGCCCTGCAAGCGTATCAAGCTGCAGCCAAGGCAGTATTTGGGAAGTAA
- a CDS encoding chorismate-binding protein, which yields MAKCPDCGKEIADAKKTWKMAGKPDKAGKRTQLTIGLFECCGRTFRQVLDKKKI from the coding sequence ATGGCTAAATGTCCAGATTGTGGAAAGGAAATAGCAGACGCGAAGAAGACCTGGAAGATGGCTGGGAAACCTGACAAAGCAGGAAAACGCACCCAGTTGACAATTGGCTTGTTCGAATGCTGCGGCAGAACTTTCCGACAAGTTTTAGACAAGAAAAAAATCTAA
- a CDS encoding hybrid sensor histidine kinase/response regulator — MTETKTTGFTEKISVLHVDDDPTILDVSKQILEVEGRFRVTCASSVDEAFKLLGTQLFDAVISDYEMPSKSGLEFLEELRGRKNEIAFVMFTGRGREEVAMKALNLGADRYINKTGDPEAVYCELSYALTKIVERKKTRHLLLDDAKKISELNEKLRVVGSLTRHDIRNKLSALNGHVFLLKTKLQENPQAANHIDGVELAAKQIAELLDFAHLYEKLGVEELKNVDVKQCVDDAFALFPRLKNIQLTNNCQDLTVLADSLLRQLFFNLIDNTLKHGGNPTNIRIHYQTTDNHIKLVYEDNGVGIPDHLRENLFTQKLPNERSHGLYVVNRICQAYNWTMQETGQNMQGAQFTIHIPKKQQKTKPPQVL; from the coding sequence ATGACAGAGACAAAAACAACAGGGTTTACAGAGAAAATCTCCGTTTTGCATGTAGATGATGACCCCACGATTTTGGATGTTTCAAAGCAGATCCTCGAGGTAGAGGGCAGATTCAGGGTTACGTGTGCGTCTTCAGTGGATGAAGCCTTCAAACTGCTTGGAACACAGCTTTTTGACGCAGTGATTTCGGATTATGAGATGCCCAGTAAAAGCGGTTTGGAGTTTTTGGAGGAGCTGCGGGGGCGGAAAAACGAGATTGCTTTTGTGATGTTTACCGGTCGGGGGCGTGAGGAAGTGGCTATGAAGGCGTTGAATTTGGGTGCTGACCGCTACATTAACAAGACAGGTGACCCTGAAGCGGTTTACTGCGAGCTAAGCTACGCGTTGACCAAAATTGTGGAACGCAAAAAAACGCGGCACCTGCTGCTTGATGACGCCAAAAAAATCAGTGAGCTCAACGAAAAACTTCGCGTCGTAGGCAGCCTAACAAGACACGACATCCGAAACAAACTCTCTGCGCTTAACGGACACGTTTTCCTGCTAAAAACCAAGCTACAAGAAAACCCACAAGCCGCAAACCACATAGACGGCGTCGAATTAGCCGCCAAACAAATAGCCGAACTCTTAGATTTTGCGCATCTGTACGAAAAACTCGGCGTTGAAGAACTCAAAAACGTAGACGTCAAACAATGCGTTGACGACGCCTTCGCCCTATTTCCCCGCCTCAAAAACATACAGCTAACCAACAACTGCCAAGACTTAACCGTTCTAGCCGATTCACTGCTCAGACAACTCTTCTTCAACTTAATTGACAATACCCTAAAACACGGCGGAAACCCCACCAACATCCGCATACACTACCAAACCACCGACAATCACATCAAACTCGTCTACGAAGACAACGGCGTAGGCATACCCGACCACCTGCGCGAAAACCTTTTCACCCAAAAACTGCCCAACGAGCGAAGCCACGGACTCTACGTTGTTAACCGCATCTGCCAAGCGTACAACTGGACCATGCAAGAAACAGGGCAAAACATGCAAGGCGCCCAATTCACTATACACATACCCAAAAAGCAACAAAAAACAAAACCGCCCCAAGTGCTATAG
- a CDS encoding C39 family peptidase — protein sequence MSLRINRTEMLENVKKSVTVEAAARLPGTEKWVDAAVQNRPTAIYDINGELLFYDFPVKSALRGGGVEGYVRAAARKDLGAPVMAYQLGPRQWDFSQAATKLRPKFTKENPKLKIRRIRPVCYSYPKMGVMFEAVDPRGARSKHVFDVASLTAVPIKKEMPNIEGAYAWSFLDAMKEKRTKGASEYTKVAKRLDEIPSAERVSLLKTRTLKRAFTPKYVGEILRIVQTKLLQYCNHYNYTESRSHHCFVLHGQQVNDYCAVATAQMILCYYRYYYTQDQIAPALNYSAGSGCPSDQSPGYESLSSNHINATFDSSPTFSEAQSEINALRPFKSGIPGHARACAGYSRNLLTGANKLYIYDPWPWNADYKLAGTISWEDWNSPTKTNFVKTRLVY from the coding sequence ATGAGCTTGCGTATTAACCGAACTGAAATGCTCGAAAATGTTAAAAAATCCGTTACCGTTGAAGCGGCGGCGCGTTTGCCTGGTACAGAAAAGTGGGTGGATGCGGCGGTACAAAATCGCCCGACGGCTATTTATGACATAAATGGCGAGTTGTTGTTTTACGATTTTCCCGTGAAGTCAGCGCTTCGCGGCGGGGGCGTTGAAGGCTATGTTAGGGCTGCTGCGCGCAAAGACTTAGGCGCACCTGTTATGGCGTATCAGCTAGGTCCACGCCAATGGGATTTTAGTCAGGCAGCAACTAAGCTAAGGCCAAAATTCACCAAAGAAAATCCTAAACTCAAAATCCGCCGAATTAGACCCGTTTGCTACAGTTACCCCAAGATGGGTGTTATGTTTGAAGCTGTTGACCCCAGAGGGGCTCGTTCAAAACACGTTTTTGACGTTGCTAGTTTGACGGCTGTTCCGATAAAAAAGGAAATGCCTAACATTGAAGGCGCGTATGCATGGTCATTTTTGGACGCGATGAAAGAGAAACGCACGAAAGGCGCATCGGAATATACCAAAGTCGCGAAAAGGCTGGATGAAATTCCTTCTGCGGAACGGGTTTCTCTTCTAAAAACTAGAACTCTTAAGAGGGCTTTTACCCCAAAGTATGTTGGTGAAATACTGCGTATTGTTCAGACAAAGCTTTTGCAGTACTGCAACCACTATAACTACACCGAGTCACGGTCTCATCACTGTTTTGTACTGCATGGTCAACAGGTTAACGATTACTGCGCCGTAGCTACCGCCCAAATGATCCTGTGCTACTACCGATACTACTACACGCAAGATCAAATTGCCCCTGCACTAAACTACTCCGCTGGCAGTGGTTGCCCCTCCGATCAATCCCCCGGCTACGAAAGCCTAAGCAGCAACCACATCAACGCCACTTTTGACAGTTCCCCGACCTTTAGTGAAGCCCAAAGCGAAATCAACGCCCTACGCCCATTCAAGAGCGGCATTCCTGGACACGCACGCGCATGCGCAGGCTACTCAAGGAACCTGCTAACTGGCGCCAACAAGCTCTACATTTACGACCCCTGGCCATGGAACGCAGACTACAAATTGGCTGGCACAATCTCTTGGGAGGATTGGAATTCCCCAACTAAAACCAACTTCGTCAAGACCCGCCTGGTCTACTAG
- the uvrC gene encoding excinuclease ABC subunit UvrC, whose protein sequence is MIPLEAPCEFKGSEVPTSPGVYLFRDDAGEIIYIGKAKRLRSRVRSYFCGKDQSLKTKKLVSQIRSIDWIVVNNEVEALLLENKLVKQHTPKYNISLKDAKTFAYIALTRETYPRIFTSRKPSRKIESFGPYTDGYTRQDLQRLVIKVFKLRTCKKMPKRACLNHYIGLCTAPCIGNVSAEQYGEQVERARSFLRGDYEQTAQELVLLMQEASQAGQYERALELRNQIASIRLLTQRQIVDNERWFDQDIMVFRRVGEKVKVVQMGVRKGVLLGKKEFSVDLQEQVEQEFLKAFYGVNLIPREILLNARCWTGADEKEALEEFLSTKRCGKVTLTVPQRGSKQGLVALAEKNLESTLEEDSALLDLQSNLNLPTLPHVIECFDISNLGQEHVVAGMTRFTDAKPDKSNYRKFRIKTHTQQDDFASMHEVVHRRYKRLQEENAQMPDLIVVDGGPGQVHAAQTALTTLGLQLPLIGLAKEHEEIYLPDDPAPRRFKKTSRMMLLLRQIRDATHDFAIGYNRKRRAMKLRSEFQTKKP, encoded by the coding sequence ATGATTCCGTTAGAGGCTCCCTGTGAATTCAAAGGCTCTGAGGTGCCCACTAGCCCTGGAGTTTACCTGTTTAGGGATGACGCTGGCGAAATCATTTACATCGGCAAGGCTAAGCGGTTGCGTTCGCGTGTTAGGAGCTATTTTTGCGGCAAAGACCAATCGCTTAAGACCAAAAAGCTGGTTTCGCAAATCCGCAGCATAGACTGGATTGTCGTGAACAACGAAGTCGAAGCCCTGCTTTTGGAGAATAAGCTCGTCAAACAACACACACCCAAATACAACATCAGCCTCAAAGACGCCAAAACCTTCGCCTACATCGCCCTAACCCGCGAAACATACCCGCGCATCTTCACATCCCGCAAGCCCTCACGCAAAATCGAATCCTTCGGCCCATACACCGACGGCTACACCCGCCAAGACCTGCAACGACTCGTCATAAAAGTCTTCAAACTGCGCACCTGCAAAAAAATGCCCAAACGCGCCTGCCTAAACCACTACATCGGCTTGTGCACAGCGCCCTGCATCGGAAACGTCTCAGCGGAGCAGTATGGCGAGCAGGTGGAGCGGGCACGGAGTTTTTTGCGGGGCGACTATGAGCAGACTGCGCAGGAGCTGGTTTTGTTGATGCAGGAGGCTTCGCAGGCGGGACAGTACGAGCGGGCGCTGGAACTGCGTAACCAAATTGCTTCGATTCGGCTGTTGACGCAGCGGCAAATTGTCGATAACGAACGCTGGTTTGACCAGGACATTATGGTTTTTAGGCGCGTAGGCGAGAAGGTCAAGGTGGTTCAGATGGGCGTTCGCAAAGGCGTACTGCTTGGCAAAAAAGAGTTCTCTGTGGATTTGCAAGAGCAGGTGGAGCAAGAGTTCCTCAAGGCGTTTTATGGGGTGAATTTGATTCCGCGTGAAATCCTGCTCAATGCGCGGTGCTGGACGGGAGCGGATGAGAAGGAGGCGTTGGAGGAGTTTTTGTCTACTAAACGCTGCGGCAAGGTCACGCTAACGGTACCACAACGGGGCAGCAAGCAGGGTCTGGTCGCGTTGGCTGAGAAAAATCTGGAATCCACGCTCGAAGAAGACAGCGCCCTTTTAGATTTGCAAAGCAACCTCAACCTCCCCACACTGCCCCACGTCATCGAATGCTTCGACATATCCAACCTTGGACAAGAACACGTCGTCGCAGGCATGACCCGCTTCACCGACGCCAAACCCGACAAAAGCAACTACCGCAAATTCCGCATCAAAACCCACACCCAACAAGACGACTTCGCCAGCATGCACGAAGTAGTCCACCGCAGATACAAACGCCTCCAAGAAGAAAACGCCCAGATGCCTGACCTCATCGTCGTCGACGGAGGACCCGGACAAGTCCACGCCGCCCAAACCGCCCTCACCACACTGGGACTACAGCTGCCGCTCATTGGATTAGCCAAAGAACACGAAGAAATCTACCTCCCCGACGACCCCGCGCCGCGCCGATTCAAAAAAACCAGCCGCATGATGTTGCTTTTACGGCAAATCCGAGACGCCACCCACGACTTCGCCATAGGCTACAACCGCAAACGCCGCGCCATGAAACTACGCAGCGAATTCCAAACCAAAAAACCCTGA